A single window of Nocardia sp. NBC_01327 DNA harbors:
- a CDS encoding phage gene 29 protein family protein produces the protein MHIPLQEGCDPTNPEEAFLWALVGLPGPRGAPMLLSPKILRKWSQHLWELGIRHEPSEQKREYHPPARGAHHWVNGAGRWVDKGTARAPRITAPDITMFTPEERTHLVRQLIEHGELKHLATPQHQPNTAIVGRARREGHGHAGNAEVQ, from the coding sequence ATGCACATCCCCCTTCAGGAGGGCTGCGACCCGACCAACCCGGAAGAGGCCTTCCTCTGGGCGTTGGTCGGGCTCCCCGGACCGCGCGGGGCGCCGATGCTGCTGAGCCCGAAAATCCTGCGCAAATGGTCACAACACCTGTGGGAACTGGGCATCCGGCACGAGCCGAGCGAACAGAAACGCGAATATCACCCGCCTGCCCGCGGCGCGCACCACTGGGTCAACGGCGCCGGCCGCTGGGTCGACAAAGGCACCGCGCGGGCACCGCGGATCACCGCCCCCGACATCACGATGTTCACACCCGAAGAGCGAACACACCTGGTGCGGCAGCTCATCGAGCACGGTGAGCTCAAGCATCTGGCCACCCCGCAGCACCAGCCGAACACCGCCATCGTGGGCCGTGCCCGGCGAGAAGGTCATGGCCACGCAGGAAACGCGGAGGTGCAATGA
- a CDS encoding glycoside hydrolase family 25 protein, whose translation MTLFGIDISNNNGAGIDMSQVRSEGFDFVFCKVSQGDSFADATWPRYRDAALDAGLLVAGYHYLEDGDPHTQAAWYLRHLGDGGRCGVMVDFEAGSGNEANYWGFVNAVNALGRTVNLSYEPRWYWDQIGDPDLTQLPGLIQSSYVSGTGFAAALYPGDGSPMWSGFGGAQVQILQFTDAAQAAGHVVDANAFRGSRTELAGLLGLPIDNPGGTVTNPVPDPGTPADLALRVADIETQLRGPGLTGWPQLGTNTAGANLTLVDAIAALRADVATLLARVPVPPVVQVKAAF comes from the coding sequence ATGACCCTCTTCGGCATCGACATCAGCAACAACAACGGCGCTGGCATCGACATGAGCCAGGTCAGGAGCGAAGGCTTCGACTTCGTGTTCTGCAAAGTGTCCCAAGGGGATTCGTTCGCGGACGCGACCTGGCCCCGATATCGGGATGCCGCCCTCGACGCCGGTCTGCTGGTCGCCGGGTACCACTACCTCGAGGACGGCGACCCGCACACCCAGGCGGCCTGGTACCTGCGTCACCTCGGCGACGGTGGCCGGTGCGGGGTGATGGTCGATTTCGAGGCCGGCAGCGGAAACGAAGCCAACTACTGGGGTTTCGTGAACGCGGTCAATGCGCTCGGGCGCACCGTGAACCTCTCCTACGAGCCGCGCTGGTACTGGGACCAGATCGGCGACCCGGACCTGACGCAATTGCCTGGTCTGATCCAGTCCAGCTATGTCAGCGGCACCGGATTCGCCGCGGCGCTCTACCCGGGTGACGGCTCCCCGATGTGGAGCGGGTTCGGGGGCGCACAAGTCCAGATTTTGCAGTTCACCGATGCGGCGCAGGCAGCCGGACATGTGGTGGACGCCAACGCTTTCCGCGGCTCCCGCACCGAACTCGCGGGGCTGCTCGGCTTACCGATCGACAACCCTGGAGGTACCGTGACCAACCCTGTTCCTGACCCCGGCACCCCCGCCGACCTTGCCCTGAGGGTCGCTGACATCGAAACCCAACTGCGCGGCCCGGGCTTGACCGGGTGGCCGCAGCTGGGTACCAACACCGCCGGTGCGAACCTGACCCTGGTGGACGCGATCGCTGCGCTGCGCGCGGACGTCGCCACCCTGCTGGCCCGTGTACCCGTGCCGCCCGTTGTCCAGGTGAAGGCGGCGTTCTGA
- a CDS encoding LtfC-like domain-containing protein has translation MTAPTLPSYLGFEATVIPILLYTGTTFSQTISPSGTGVFPTGTTVQLVLTSPGGAALGTWSATVTPTTATWSVANTIADLIPVNTRYLITVTFLTTPVTTFPWFTGVVLRPKF, from the coding sequence ATGACCGCGCCGACTCTGCCGAGCTACCTCGGCTTCGAAGCGACCGTGATCCCGATCCTGCTCTACACGGGAACTACCTTCTCGCAAACGATCTCACCGTCGGGGACCGGGGTGTTCCCGACCGGCACCACCGTGCAGTTGGTGCTCACCAGCCCCGGTGGTGCGGCGTTGGGCACATGGTCGGCGACCGTGACGCCGACGACCGCGACGTGGTCGGTGGCGAACACGATCGCGGACCTGATCCCGGTGAACACCCGCTATCTGATCACGGTCACCTTCCTGACGACTCCGGTGACGACTTTCCCGTGGTTCACCGGCGTGGTGCTGCGCCCGAAGTTCTGA
- a CDS encoding phage tail fiber protein — protein sequence MAIAVTATKNALCTTYSQQGAYISIHTADPGSSGANEASGGSPAYARIQTTWGTAASSQITGSAVTINLAAGTYTYAGIWTAATGGTFIDKVAIASTTLGAQGSLIVTPTFSIT from the coding sequence ATGGCTATCGCTGTGACCGCGACCAAGAACGCATTGTGCACCACCTACTCCCAGCAGGGCGCTTACATCTCCATTCACACCGCCGACCCCGGCAGCTCCGGTGCGAACGAAGCGAGTGGCGGCAGCCCCGCCTACGCGCGCATCCAAACCACTTGGGGTACCGCGGCGTCCTCGCAGATCACCGGCAGCGCGGTCACCATCAACTTGGCCGCCGGCACGTACACCTATGCCGGGATCTGGACCGCCGCGACCGGTGGCACGTTCATCGACAAGGTCGCTATCGCCTCCACCACCCTCGGCGCACAGGGCTCGCTGATCGTGACCCCGACCTTCTCTATTACGTAA